The sequence below is a genomic window from Terriglobales bacterium.
GATTCACCGTGTTGGACGGGAAGAGAAACGACGGGCCGAAAGTGTTGACCTTAGAGATAATGGTTTGGCTGTTGGTTATGTTAAACAGATCAACCAGCGGTTCCACGTGCCACCGGTCGGCGAAGGCGAAGTCGCGCGACAAGCGCAGGTTGAGCAGATTGACGCTGGGCAAGCGGATGTTTCCTGCAGGCTCCAGGATCACAGTCTCCGGCCCCTGGTTCAGCCCGTTGAACACGTTCACCGGCTGAATCGGATACCCGGTGTAGTGCTGGAAATTCACGCTGGTGCCGATTTTCCACGGCATCTCGTAGGTGCTGTCCACCTTGAACACGTAGGTGGAATCGAGGTTGAGATAGTTGTTGCGCCGGTTGATGTCGAGGTTGGGATCGGCAAAATTCTCGCCGAAAATGGCATCATCCGAGCTGATCGTGGAAGCGGTACTGCCGGCAAAAGAGACGCCCTTCTGCCGCTGGACCGTGAAGCCCGCCAGCAGCTGCCAGCGGTGGGAAAGACGCTTGACGGCGTCGAACTCCACCCCGTGGTAGGCGTTGTCGTTCATTTCCGCAATGTTGGTCATCAGGATATTGAACTGCCCCACCTTGGCTGGAGCGAGATTAAAGAGCGTGAGCGGTTGATTGGTTATCGGGTTGGTGAAGCCGGTGACCGGAGTGTAGTCGGAAGGCGAAACTGCCGTGTTGGTCAGTCCGATCAGATTCTTCTTGCTGCGATAGAAATAGGAGGCGCTGACCCGCAGGTCGCTCCACAATTGGTGCTCATAGGAGACGCTGAACTCGTTGGTGTAAGGACGGCTCATGTGAGGATCAATGTGCGTGCTGGTTCCGCCAAACGCAAAAATCAGATTGGCCGGATTCTTCCACTCGTTGACTTGTGGAATGCC
It includes:
- a CDS encoding TonB-dependent receptor, whose amino-acid sequence is YLQDAWTIRQRLTLNLGLRYDRFISYYPAQSTSPNLTFPDLFPPTKYPASGNLIDWNNVSPRIGIAWDPSGKGNSVLRFSYGRFYKMEGTGLVETVNPVGFAGKGFTWTDSNHDGIPQVNEWKNPANLIFAFGGTSTHIDPHMSRPYTNEFSVSYEHQLWSDLRVSASYFYRSKKNLIGLTNTAVSPSDYTPVTGFTNPITNQPLTLFNLAPAKVGQFNILMTNIAEMNDNAYHGVEFDAVKRLSHRWQLLAGFTVQRQKGVSFAGSTASTISSDDAIFGENFADPNLDINRRNNYLNLDSTYVFKVDSTYEMPWKIGTSVNFQHYTGYPIQPVNVFNGLNQGPETVILEPAGNIRLPSVNLLNLRLSRDFAFADRWHVEPLVDLFNITNSQTIISKVNTFGPSFLFPSNTVNPFIARFGLKVNF